ATGTTTGGGGAAACTGTGATCCGGAAAATCCAAAGAATCGGCGTTTAAGAACCTCGACTTTGGTTACGCACCGGGGCAAAAATATTCTGATTGATACCTCACCGGATTTACGGCGGCAGTTATTGGATGCAGGGGTGACGCGTATTGACGCTGTGCTTTACACCCATGACCATGCTGATCACACGCACGGTATTGATGAACTGCGTCCGCTGTATTTTGGCAATCGAAAAAATTCTATTCAGGTATATGGTAATCAGGCCACTATTGATCGAATACAGCGAAAATTCAAATATCTCTTTGACCCTAAAGAAGATGAACTCTCCCGTGATTTATATCCCAACATTTTGCAAGCAAATGTGATTGGGGCTAAATCCTTTGATTTATTTGGATTAAGCATCCAGCCTTTTCTCCAAGATCATGGGTATTCCAGATCACTTGGCTTTCGCATCGGTGATATGGCTTATTCCACCGACGTGGTTCGATTAGACGAAGATGCCTTTAAGGTTTTACAAGGCGTAAAGCTTTGGCTGGTGG
This sequence is a window from Pseudomonadota bacterium. Protein-coding genes within it:
- a CDS encoding MBL fold metallo-hydrolase; its protein translation is MKIRILGCGPSGGVPLVGNVWGNCDPENPKNRRLRTSTLVTHRGKNILIDTSPDLRRQLLDAGVTRIDAVLYTHDHADHTHGIDELRPLYFGNRKNSIQVYGNQATIDRIQRKFKYLFDPKEDELSRDLYPNILQANVIGAKSFDLFGLSIQPFLQDHGYSRSLGFRIGDMAYSTDVVRLDEDAFKVLQGVKLWLVDCLAETPRRTHSHLEQTLKWIERVGPGRAILIHMNQELDYEVLKGKLPEGIEPAFDGMEIEVLNK